The stretch of DNA TCTGGCAATTGTAGAAGTTCCACCATCTGAGGAATTTAGCGCAGGTGATGCTTGGAAAGTTAAGGAGCAATCTAGCAGTTACAAAGTTGGTGATGATGATTGTATAGTCCATTATGTCAGACAACCTTTTCAGAAAGAGCCTGACTTTGGGGTGACGAGTGTTAATTACAATTTAAGAGAATTGAAACAACGAGGTCAAAAACCAACTTGATTTTACCGACAGATAAAGTAAGCTCAATCATAAATCCAATTAGATAATAAAGGTTTTACTTTAGTCAACAGCACTCGCAAGTTTTGATATGGAACTAAACTTTCGTGCTGAAGACGACCGAGAATAATACCTGGATGTCTATTTTGAGCTTGAGCAAAATTAACTATTGCTTTCTTAGAAAATCTTGGTTGGGTTTGACATACGAAAGAATTCAAAGCTTGTTCATCAATTAACCAATTACGAGCAAGTTTATTTGCTTCCTCTTCTTCTGAATTGTTTTCTAGATCGTCTAAGTTATCTAGATACACACCTCGATGTCCAGCAACTATATGAGCGAGTTCATGCATCAAACTAAACCAAAAACAATCGATTCTATTGTGTCTAAGAGTAAGAACGACTACTGGATGATTTCCCAAATAAAAAGCAGCACCATCTAAATATGTTTTATTCAAATGAGGAACAATCGCAAAATGAACGCCCAAATCGATTAACATTTGAGGAACATGAGCAACATCTTCTTCTTTTTTTGCATAGCGAAGAAGATCGGGAATTGCTCCCCTTAGCCTGTCTAGCCGAAACTCTCCAACTGCTTGCTTACTGACTACTTGTTCGACTCTTTTACACCAAGCCATTTTGGAACTATATTCTGGTTCTAAAACTTGACTATGGCGGAAATTAACCAAGAATTGAGGAGTTTCTTGAGGTGATTTAATACCTAAAAATTCACATACAGATTGCTCAAGCTCATCCAAGGATTCTGTAGATTTTATCCATTGGCGTTTAATCAATTCAGAAATTGGTGCAAGAGTATATAAACGACTCCGACGCTCAATTTCTGACTCTTTATGCTTTTTTTTTGCCAGATTTAAACGATAATTAGTTTCCAAATTAATCCAAAACTCCGCAGTAGTTCCCAAGGCTGCTGATAATTCTCTAGCTGTCTCTGGAGTAATTTGTTTTGTCCCTTTGATGATTTCGTTGATTGTTTGGGGTGGGCGTTTGGTAATTTCGGCTAAATCCTTTTGAGTCCAACCCCGTGCATCTAATTCTCTTTGTAAAATGCGTCCTGGTGATATTGCTCTCGCTGGTGTTAAAGTGTTGCTCATCTTTGCTTCCCTCTCCCTTCCCTTAGTGATAATCCTCAATATCGATGATTAGAATATATTTACCTTCTTCATCTTTTTCGAGTATCACAATTAAACGCCATTGTTTATTCAGACGTAACGATCTTTGATTTTCTTTACCTCGTTTACCTGAAAGCTTTTCAAATCTCAGACATTTATTGGCGTATAAATCTTGTTCGCTTTCGGCTGCTGCAATAATTGCCATAACTTCAAAGAAGTCATCTACAACCCCAGGATATTTGTGAGCATCTTTTTCCTCTGTATAAAGTAGTTTTATTTTCTTTTTTTTAAATTTAAACCTCACATTTCACCCTCCAAGATACAGAAGAGTCTTCCGCATTATAAACTTATTAATTCAGTCTTGGAGTGAATCAGTGAATTTATATTTATTATATACTTATTTATACCTGACAACTATGAAAATTTGGTATTGTTTTTTGGTAATACGGTATTACGATATAACTAAAGTAAATACTTAATAAACCAAAACTGGTCATGGCGATCGCGAAAAACAAATTAACTTCTAAAGTCACTCAAAAGTATCAAGCGACCATTCCCCAAGTAGTGAGAGAAAAACTAGCTATCGAAAAAGGCGATCGCGTTATCTTTGAGATACAAGATGAAAAAGTAGTGTTAAAAAAACTTTCCCCTGTAGATTGGGAATACCTAGAGTCTGTGTCCGCCACTCTCAGCGAATGGTCTTCGGAAGCTGATGAAGAAGCTTACGGTGACTTATAAACAATTTGATGTAGTAGTCGTACCTTTTCCTTTTACTGACAGTTCCGCTACTAAAAAACGTCCTGCTTTAATTATTTCAGATGCTACAACTTTTAATAGATCGATAAAGAAAAGCGTCATGGCAATGATTACTACTGTTTCTCATTCTCCCTGGGCTTTAGATGTGCCTATTACAGATTTATCAAGTGCGGGATTAAAAGCCAAATCAATTATCAGAATGAAATTATTCACCCTAGATGATGCTTTAGTAATTAAAAAGATTGGTAAGTTAGCAACAAGCGATCGCGATAAGATCCAAAAATCCCTTCAGCAATTGTTTAATTTATAAATAAGAAAAAAAATACTTAGTCTCAACGGTAGTTTTAATACGATGGTTCAAGAATTAATCGATCTCAGACAAAGTATAGTTGAGGGACGCTATCAGGATGCATTAGATATTGTTGATGAACTTGAAGGAATGGGCAAACAAGCAATTCTACGTAATCTTGAATCTTTTCTAATTTGCTTGTTAATTCATTTAATTAAAAATTAAGTAGAAAAACGTCTAACTAATTCTTGGTCTGCTTTGATTAGTGATTTTATCAGACAGATTAAAAAACTAAATTTTAAATCTAACAAGAAATCTTACTATATTCAACAAAATGAATGGTCAGAATATTTAGAAGAAGCTTTTGAAGTGGCAATTCTCGAAGCTAGTATAGAAGTTAGTGGAGGTACTTATACGCCTATCCAATTGGAAGAAATTGTTAATAAAGAGCAAATTTTAAAAATATCTTCATCTTTAATTCCTATAACTTATGAACATTCTGCTAAAGATTTGTTGACTACCGTGAGAGAATATTTTATTAATCTACCAGGCGGAAAAGAGTGGTTAGAAAGAAGAATATAATCTGGTATTTTTACAAGCAAAACAATTAAATTGAGGAAAATATTTAAGTAAATACTATGTAAGTATTTATAGGTTCATTTTGCCTGATTTTATTGTATTTACAGAGGCATTTTGATTAACTTTAATGTTAGGACAGTTGGTTGTTTTATGTGCCAACTTTATGTCCGATCGAGAAGATAAAAAGCCTCGCAAAAAGCTAATTGAAGTTTCCATGCCTCTTGAGGCGATAAACCAAGAGTCAGCTAGGGAAAAATCGATTCGGCACGGGCATCCTTCTACGCTACATTTATGGTGGGCAAGACGACCTTTAGCAGCTTGTCGGGCGGTATTGTTCGCTTCATTGGTTGATGATCCTTCGGCTCATCCCGATAAGTTTCTCACAGAAGAAGAACAACAGATAGAAAGACAGCGATTACACGATCTTATCGGCAAAATTGAAACTGTTGGAAATAAGCAGATAGTAAAGGGTTTGGTGTCTTGGGACGATATTAAAACTGATGAAAGTGGCACTTCTCCCATCATTGAAGCAGCCCAAAAGGAAATAGCTCGTTGTTTGGCTTGGGATAGAGGAGACGAACCGCCTACTAAACCTGAAGCAGTCAGCAAATATCTGCAAGAATACGCTCCACCAGTTTACGATCCTTTCTGTGGAGGGGGTTCGATACCATTGGAAGCGACTTGAATCCTGTAGCGGTATTAATTACTAAAGCATTGATAGAGATTCCGCCTAAGTTTAAAAATCGACCGCCAGTCAATCCAGAAGCGCGAAAAACCAAAGATATCAACCAATGGCGAGGAGCGCAGGGATTAGCGGAAGATGTGCGCTACTACGGTAAGTGGATGCGTGATGAGGCTGAGAAAAGGATTGGGCATTTGTATCCGAAGGTTTACCTCACCCCCCAGCCCTTACAAGGGTAGGTTTTTTACAATCTACGAAGAATCAGAAAAAGCCAAATCGCTGAAGTGATTGAAAGAGAAAGGAAGCAAACGACCAAGAGCGACAGACTGACCATTGAGCAGTCGCGCTACTATAGTTAACAAACCATTAAGAAAACAAGAGATTTGACGAGTAGGAGTGGGTTCAAAAGCTAAAGAGCGATCGCCAATTAATTCATCCTTAGAGGAAATTTCCTGTTCTCCACCCAGAGTAACCATCCACAGCATAGCCACTGCCATTGCTAACCAATGACGTTCGGCTCTCTCGGCTTTCAAAAGACGAGTTTTATGCCATTGCCAACCATCACTTTTGACATCTCTATAGGAACATTCAATCCAAGAGCGAAATCCATACCAACCAATATCAGCATCAGTTGATTTTAAATCCGTGAGAATTAACCAAGGGTCAGTATAACCCTCATCCCATCGAGCTAGAAGAGTACAATCAATCTGATTGCTTTTAAAGCAAGTCACTCGTCCAGACCAACTCTCGCCAGCATCAGTTACAACTGTTGATAGAGAATACCATAAAGATGAATTTTGTCGTCGATATTGACCTTGGTGATTAATTCGTAAAAACGGATGCCAACCTAATTTCACAATCTGTTCGTATAGCCAAGGAGCATACAATCCTCTATCAGCACTAACGATTACCTTCCAATCTGTCGGCACAACATTGTTGAGAGATTGAAACAGTTCTTTCCAGTACGGTTTCCAACTACCTTTGTCTGTCCCTTTAACCACTTTCCAAGCTATAGGAATGGCACTACCTCGATATAAAACATTGATTGAAAGAACTACAAAATTTTGACCGATACTGGTGGCATCTAATGCCATTGGTAACTCTTGATTACTTTGAGGTAGTAAATCGACAATCCATTTTAGTAATGAGGCAAAACAGCCTTTTACTTCCAGAGATACTCTTTTATTCCCTGTTTTGGCTTTGGCTGTTTCTTCTTTGTACCATTCTTTCAATCTTTGGCGTACCGTATTGTCTTTCTCCTGATTGATTTTGGCAATTAACGTGGAAACTTTAGTCAGACTGCTTGATTGTGTCATTACCATTCCAAAACTCCAGGTTGCTAATCCAGAAACTTGAGGTAGACTCAGGTCTGGAAATTTTTGACTGACAATCTGTTTCCAATCTTTGAGATGTTGATTTAATTTCATCTCATGATAACTATACTATTTACTTCTCTTAATACTTTTACCTTATTTCTGAGCTTTTACTCCTCCCTTTGTAAAAAACCTACCCTTGTAAGACCCCCCAGCCCCCTCTCCTATTAGGAGAGGGGGAGAAAGAACGATGGGAGGTTTCGCCTGAGTTGCAGAAGAAAATGACGGAGATTGCTCGCAAGTTGCGCAGAGAACAAACTGCAAGTGAAGCTATTCTTTGGGAAGCTTTAAGGAATCGGAAGTTGGAAGGTAGAAAGTTTCGTCGTCAGCATCCTATCGGTAAGTTTGTGGTTGATTTTTATTGTGACGCAGAGCGTTTGATTGTAGAAGTTGATGGTAGTATTCACGAATTGCCCGAACAGCAAGTGTTACATAAGCAGCGTCAGGCTTTACTAGAATCTTTGGGTTTGCGTTTTGTTCGTTTAAAAGCTAAACAGGTAGAAACAGATTTAGCATCATGTTTGGATACTATACGAGGTGCTTTTCCCTCATCCCCTGACCCCTTCTCCCAAAGGGAGAAAGGGAAAAGTTCCCTCTCCTGAGAGGAGAGGGCTAGGGTG from Stanieria cyanosphaera PCC 7437 encodes:
- a CDS encoding endonuclease domain-containing protein; translation: MTEIARKLRREQTASEAILWEALRNRKLEGRKFRRQHPIGKFVVDFYCDAERLIVEVDGSIHELPEQQVLHKQRQALLESLGLRFVRLKAKQVETDLASCLDTIRGAFPSSPDPFSQREKGKSSLS
- a CDS encoding transposase gives rise to the protein MKLNQHLKDWKQIVSQKFPDLSLPQVSGLATWSFGMVMTQSSSLTKVSTLIAKINQEKDNTVRQRLKEWYKEETAKAKTGNKRVSLEVKGCFASLLKWIVDLLPQSNQELPMALDATSIGQNFVVLSINVLYRGSAIPIAWKVVKGTDKGSWKPYWKELFQSLNNVVPTDWKVIVSADRGLYAPWLYEQIVKLGWHPFLRINHQGQYRRQNSSLWYSLSTVVTDAGESWSGRVTCFKSNQIDCTLLARWDEGYTDPWLILTDLKSTDADIGWYGFRSWIECSYRDVKSDGWQWHKTRLLKAERAERHWLAMAVAMLWMVTLGGEQEISSKDELIGDRSLAFEPTPTRQISCFLNGLLTIVARLLNGQSVALGRLLPFSFNHFSDLAFSDSS
- a CDS encoding type II toxin-antitoxin system PemK/MazF family toxin, which translates into the protein MTYKQFDVVVVPFPFTDSSATKKRPALIISDATTFNRSIKKSVMAMITTVSHSPWALDVPITDLSSAGLKAKSIIRMKLFTLDDALVIKKIGKLATSDRDKIQKSLQQLFNL
- a CDS encoding type II toxin-antitoxin system RelE/ParE family toxin, translated to MRFKFKKKKIKLLYTEEKDAHKYPGVVDDFFEVMAIIAAAESEQDLYANKCLRFEKLSGKRGKENQRSLRLNKQWRLIVILEKDEEGKYILIIDIEDYH
- a CDS encoding HigA family addiction module antitoxin; the encoded protein is MSNTLTPARAISPGRILQRELDARGWTQKDLAEITKRPPQTINEIIKGTKQITPETARELSAALGTTAEFWINLETNYRLNLAKKKHKESEIERRSRLYTLAPISELIKRQWIKSTESLDELEQSVCEFLGIKSPQETPQFLVNFRHSQVLEPEYSSKMAWCKRVEQVVSKQAVGEFRLDRLRGAIPDLLRYAKKEEDVAHVPQMLIDLGVHFAIVPHLNKTYLDGAAFYLGNHPVVVLTLRHNRIDCFWFSLMHELAHIVAGHRGVYLDNLDDLENNSEEEEANKLARNWLIDEQALNSFVCQTQPRFSKKAIVNFAQAQNRHPGIILGRLQHESLVPYQNLRVLLTKVKPLLSNWIYD
- a CDS encoding AbrB/MazE/SpoVT family DNA-binding domain-containing protein is translated as MAIAKNKLTSKVTQKYQATIPQVVREKLAIEKGDRVIFEIQDEKVVLKKLSPVDWEYLESVSATLSEWSSEADEEAYGDL